In the Hordeum vulgare subsp. vulgare chromosome 7H, MorexV3_pseudomolecules_assembly, whole genome shotgun sequence genome, one interval contains:
- the LOC123412900 gene encoding germin-like protein 8-14, which produces MANAMLLPVLISFLVLPFSAMALTQDFCVADLSCSDTPAGYPCKTGVGAGDFYYHGLAAAGNTSNLIKAAVTPAFVGQFPGVNGLGISAARLDIAVGGVVPMHTHPAASELLFVTEGTILAGFISSSSNTVYTKTLYKGDIMVFPQGLLHYQYNGGSSAAVALVAFSGPNPGLQITDYALFANNLPSAVVEKVTFLDDAQVKKLKSVLGGSG; this is translated from the coding sequence ATGGCCAACGCAATGTTGCTCCCTGTCCTCATCTCCTTCCTCGTCCTGCCCTTCTCCGCCATGGCCCTGACCCAGGACTTCTGCGTCGCCGACCTGTCCTGCAGCGACACGCCGGCGGGGTACCCGTGCAAGACCGGCGTCGGCGCGGGGGACTTCTACTACCACGGCCTCGCCGCCGCGGGCAACACCAGCAACCTCATCAAGGCGGCCGTAACCCCGGCCTTCGTCGGCCAGTTCCCCGGCGTGAACGGGCTCGGCATCTCCGCGGCGAGGCTCGACATCGCCGTGGGCGGCGTCGTGCCGATGCACACCCACCCGGCCGCCTCTGAGCTCCTCTTCGTCACCGAGGGCACCATCTTGGCGGGCTTCATCAGCTCCTCCTCCAACACCGTGTACACCAAGACGCTCTACAAGGGCGACATCATGGTGTTCCCCCAGGGCCTGCTCCACTACCAGTACAACGGTGGCAGCTCCGCGGCGGTAGCGCTCGTTGCGTTCAGCGGCCCCAACCCAGGCCTCCAGATCACTGACTACGCGCTCTTCGCCAACAACCTGCCATCCGCCGTCGTTGAGAAGGTCACCTTCTTGGACGACGCGCAGGTGAAGAAGCTCAAGTCCGTGCTCGGCGGCAGCGGCTAA